The genomic region TAGAGGCGACTGTCCCTGATTCTCTCGCCAGCACTCCATCTTTTGGTCTGATGCACAGATCTGATTCATGGTAGACAAAggattatttatttgaagccttACCTGAAATTCAGATAATGGAAATGGAAAGATGGATACACGTACCTTTAATTCAAGTTTTCAGATACATTTCCTTGATGCTCATGAGGGGATAAGAGGTCTAATGAAATCCACAAACAGGACAACTTGTTTTAAAAGGACGCTGGTTTTAGGTCCCCCTcccactccacacacacacacacacacacacacacacacacacacacacacacacacacacacacacacacacacacacacacacacacacacacacacacacacacacacacacacacacacacacacacacacacacacacgcgcacacacacacacacacacacacacacacacacacacacacacacacacacacacgcacacgcacacgcatgcacgcacacactcacactcccaTGGCACTGTAGCACATCCTCCTGGAATTTTATAATTAGGTTTTTAAATGCCCAACTTTAGCTGCataatttctctttttttctcctTTCAAATCTTTCTACTAAATGCATGAAGCAAACTAATCGATTTAGTGCAAAAAGAGACAAtatacttttttattttataattgcCAGGGTTTCCTGTTTGCTCATACATCACTATGGTCAACATTCTTCAAATGCAGTTTTCTTAACTTTCCCCAAATAATCATGAATGAAAACAAAATCAGTGATCCGCACTTTTGCATGGCACTCGCGTGGGAGGCGTGATGGCGAGCAAACTGTGCATGAAGATAgtgatctgttgttttgtcggctgaattgtagtggagggAGAGACAGGCTGTCTCCCTTTCTTTGAAACTCTGCAGCGTAACAAACAGGCTTTCCTTCTGTGAACAGAAATGCTGTACATCAGCAGAGAGCAGGAGAGAGGGGATGAAGTACGTACAGACAGCAGGCTGCAGGGAGGGCAATCTGTTGATGTTGACAGAATAGTTGGGTGGGGATGAACTTTGTTTTAGGTTTTAAGTTTGAGAatgttattttttatatattagacCCAGGTTTCGAATTAATGTCAAGACTGAGCTGACGTAAACCTGCAGTAGTAATCACAGTTTAAGTTTCATTAATAAGAAACGTTTTGTATCTTTCTGAACTACAATGCTTGATCATGATAATGAAGATGTTTGGTGAGGATGGGTGTTGATTTTCGATCTAAAGCCcctgaaatgtattttattataacaTTAAATATTCATTACTACTGTATATgagcaacaacaacacaaatcaatgactgtgtCGGATTGTGCGAGTGTGGTTTGATATCTGATAGTAAGTGGCTCAGCAACTAGTTACAAATAATCCAAGCATGTCATTCAAAAGTGTTTTAACCCTGATGCATGCAGGATGTGATGCTAGAAGATACAAAAATACAGAAATATTTTCTAAAAGTACATAAATCTTTTATAACTTTGGTAGAATATGTAGAGTTCATGGACCCGGTCACTCAGTGAGCAGCTAATGGAGAACATTAGGTTTTCAGGGCCtttaaagggacagttcacCCACAAATCTGAAATTAAAATGTTTGCATTTATCTGTAGTGTTACTTTAAATCTAGATGGTTTGTTTGTGAGATTGTTGGCAATATATGCTGTTGAAATGTCTGCCTTCTCTCCATTATAATGGAATAAGATATATTTTGGCTTGTACTGCTAAAAGTGCCAacacaaaacattttaaaaactcAAAAGCAATGTGTCTTTAATGACCGAGTAAATCAAGATAATTGTGAGTTACAATAAAATACATTGTGCATGATAATGACGACATTAAGTTATAATGAAAAAATATAAACTCATAAGAAAAACCTGACAGGTGATTATGAGCCTGAAGTGGATTCCGTTACGGTAAAAACAAGTTGCTACAGATTGTATATCCAGATCATTGTAACAAGATGTAGTTGTGACAAGTTGCAGCTGAAAGtaacattttctttaaatgcGTTCTACCTATTTTGGGTTGAAGACTGACATTAGATAATCCAAGATGATAGATGTTCATTTTGTATAACACTtctttaaaaatacatttttactaAAGGCACAAATGTTGATTACAGTAACACAGCCAAGTCTTGCAGGTGGTCCCTGCTGTCACTGGTCTTTCTTCAGAGATGCCTTGTAGATGTTAATGTTTTGATCGTCATCATGCTGCACAAGCTCCACATTACATATTCTTGGGAGATATTCTTCAAAGAAACCTGGAGTCTCATGCTCTTCTCGCATTTTGGACGAAAGATATGCCACGGCTCCGTTCTTGCACAGATGAGCTAGTGTCTCCTTTAGCAGGGGGAAGGTCTCTGGGAGGTACATAATATCTGCACAGAGCACAAGATCCCAGTTAGAAGAGAAGTCCATGTGGTCCTCACCCCAGGGCAGAGGAAGGGCATTGGGAAGGGATGTGGGCCAACCACTGGACGGCCTGTTAGCAGAGACGTTGGCCTGAAGCTGTGGGAGAACCGTAGGAAGGTCTGTGAAGGTCAACACTGCACCTGGAAACAATCAGAACCATGTGAGTCCTATGTGTTGTCAATAGGCTTGTCACAATAACTACTTGTGTCAGGcaatattttgtttttgttgaaaTAACTGTGATTAACAATATTATTGTGATTTTAAAACTATCTTATGCCACTGATATAATGATATAATGATATAATGAACAGagcctcagggctctgttcttggtcctctcctcttctccctgtacacaaactcgctcggatctgtcattagcccgcatggtttttcataccactgctacgctgacgacacccaattaattctgtcctttccccgctcagagacccaggtcgtcgcacgtatctctgcttgtctagctgacatctctcagtggatgtccgctcatcatctcaagctcaaccttgacaaaactcaagtgcttttccttccgggaaaagattgtccctctcttgacctaactatcaacatcggcccctctgttgtttccccgacccagactgcaaggaatctgggtgtgatcctagataacaacctgtccttcactgcaaacatcgctgctacaacccgctgctgcagatacacgcttttcaacatcaggaagatacgcccccagctgacccagaaagcgacccagcttctggtccaggctctcgtcacctcacgcctagactactgcaactccctcctggctggtctacctgcatgtgccatccgacctctgcagctcattcagaatgcagcggctcgtctggtcttcaaccttccaacattttcccacaccacgccgctcctccgctccctccactggcttccggtaactgctagaatccacttcaagacactggtacttgcgtaccatgctgcgaatgggtcTGGCcgttcctacatccaggacatggttaaaccgtacaccccagcacgtgctctacgctctgcatcagccaaacggctcgctgcaccctcgctgcgagggggatccaagttcccatcagcaaaaacacgtgggtttgctatcctggctccaaaatggtggaatgagctccccattgaaatcaggaccgcagaaagcttacacaccttccggcgcagactgaaaactcatctctttcgactccacctcgagcgatagaactattaacaaagcacttatatactaataaaggactggcttatctaaagccagttgagtagcacttgaaacgattggctctttgaaacctgatgttcttatatgattctgttttcttcaaggttgtgtcttcctggtcgaatgtacttattgtaagtcgctttggataagcgtcagctaaatgcaatgtaatgtaatgtaatgtaataatattAATCTGAAAGGGAATGATTGTGCCAGAGATTACAAACAAGTTTACAGTAATTAACAGTCATAAAAGCAAAGTGTATCGGTTATAACACTAGATAAAGAGAGTTTAAGTAAAAGTTTGggtaagtaaaaaaaaaaaagtagaaaattaAGATAAAAAGCACTTACACCAGTACTAAACAGACTAACAAAAAAGTAAGATGCATTTAGTAAACTAAAAAAGTAACGTATAATGCGCATGATAGAGAGTAATGGTGGCAATGATATTGAAAAAGTAATAAAGAGGAACATTTGACAGAATATTGAAGAAGCAATATTGCTACAACATGATATGGATTTATTATTATCATGGTGTagatatattattattgttctcattgtccAATGTTTATATGTTTTGATTTACAGAAAGATgcagcaaataaaaaaaatatatatatattcaggtACTTAGACATTCCCAGGATGTTTAACAGTGCTGGTTAAGTGACAGCAGCACCTGCTGTAGTACCTGCAGCAGGTCAGCAGCGCCTCTGGTGGAAAACTGAGGCTAGGCTTGAGTGAGCTAAATAGAGAGACCAAGCAAACATACTGTAGCTGAAAACAAGCCACCGGGTAATTTTCAGGAGCGTGAAATGCACTCATAATATTTAttcaaaaaacaaataaaatagaaatgaaAGGTAACAACAAACCGAGGCGTGCTGCCAGGATGCCCACCACCCCGGTCGCTGCTCCCAGCTCTATGATGCACTGCTCTCTCAACTTCACAGACTGCTCCTCCAAGTAACCACCAGAGCCGGACCGACCTATTAAGCGACATAAGCGGCCGCTTAGGGCCCCCCAGCCACTAAGGGCCCCCTAgcaatttttattttatttttttatctcagTACACCGTCGCCTTGATAAATATGTTTCATTAATTTtgttaatatgcctagattgcctactctcaaagccatgtattatattattgagtcaatcatataatacattaactgtGTTTTATCTGAACCTCATCATCAGAGGAtggcaggattgtaatttcctgtgttcagtgaatgcaacagaggcaaggcaccagaccaaccagagagttgaatggaaataaacatctgtcttattggctgacaggtacctatcctgtgagctgtgacaatgtttaaaataaactgtcagtcggactcagagtttttgaagatggacataagaacgttttttcttaaaaaagacgaagattctcaagtggtggctcacacaacaaccccagagccaccacttgagccaggtaaacaaggtatgtaaatgtcagtaaacttccaagttatgcaaacatgtaagcaaagcataaattacagctacgttgacgttactttgaatcgcgcgggtaagctaaaccgttagctaTATCtggctatagctagccagatattttaaataaacactttgtcatacaatctaaatgtaatgttttttagcgttacctggggcctcatttataaagggatatacgttaaaaaaatggcgtacgccagtttctacggaatgtttgcgatttataaaatactaacttgacggggaaatgtgcggtcctccacgcaaaaactaacccatgcgtacgcactaagcacaaaaacgggagagacgagaaactgcgacaccgttggcagaagg from Pseudochaenichthys georgianus chromosome 5, fPseGeo1.2, whole genome shotgun sequence harbors:
- the LOC117447357 gene encoding LOW QUALITY PROTEIN: EEF1A lysine methyltransferase 3-like (The sequence of the model RefSeq protein was modified relative to this genomic sequence to represent the inferred CDS: substituted 1 base at 1 genomic stop codon), translating into MTCVGXVDDPFPVKDSLFAETFSQDTVYTLYGQQLNIRQVFGASLGVASRVWESALHLCRSGSGGYLEEQSVKLREQCIIELGAATGVVGILAARLGAVLTFTDLPTVLPQLQANVSANRPSSGWPTSLPNALPLPWGEDHMDFSSNWDLVLCADIMYLPETFPLLKETLAHLCKNGAVAYLSSKMREEHETPGFFEEYLPRICNVELVQHDDDQNINIYKASLKKDQ